From a single Ascaphus truei isolate aAscTru1 chromosome 2, aAscTru1.hap1, whole genome shotgun sequence genomic region:
- the LOC142488392 gene encoding uncharacterized protein LOC142488392: protein MDPHLLSFPVVVLKRLQIKSGEKEPNTEEHLTPIKSETVPFPVSEIGLNEEQNLSSDTSRSCLTPHSPEVPKNNDSCHILDTYKEPVSHDGEFIDLVQHTAETDPKYGSSKRYKRDLRRSRGAQPFLCCQCGKSLSLDRDLLTHLCVPAREQTFTYTDGGSGFSLQGKLLPHQMIQTAVTPFTCTVCGKQLSNESTLLNHQMIHTGEKPFTCTECGKQFRIKRNLLRHQWVHTGEKPFTCTVCGKQFSSKRNLLRYQMTHTGEKPFTCAECSKSFSQKTDLRNHERIHTGEKPFTCTECGKQFSIKNDFLRHHMTHTGEKPFTCTECSKSFATKKELRSHERIHTGEKPFTCSECCKSFSKKQSLLLHEWIHTGNKPFTCTECGKQFRSKSNLLMHQRTHTRVKPFTCSECGKQFSSKTDLIRHQMTHTGEKPFTCTVCGKKCSIKSNLLKHQRIHTGEKPFTCTECGKQFQFKGTLLRHQMIHTGEKQFTCTECGKQFSTKGHLIRHQLTHTGEKTFTCAECNKSFSTNAELLNHERIHTGEKPFTCTECGKQFSIKNNLLRHQRTHTGEKPFTCAVCSKSFPQKNYLLEHERIHTGEKPFTCTECGKQFSIKNNLLRHQRIHTGEKPFTCTECGKQFSTKGHLLRHQLTHKGEKPFTCAECSKSFSQKADLRIHERIHTGEKPFTCTECSKSFATKKELRSHERIHTGEKPFTCSECCKSFSTKQSLLQHEWIHTGNKPFTCTECGKQFSTKSHLLRHQLTHTGKKPFPCT from the coding sequence AGATCGGCCTGAATGAGGAACAGAACTTGAGCTCTGATACATCCAGAAGCTGTCTGACTCCTCACAGCCCAGAAGTGCCAAAAAATAATGATTCCTGTCACATTTTGGACACATACAAGGAACCAGTGTCACATGATGGTGAATTTATAGACCTTGTACAGCACACAGCGGAGACGGACCCTAAATAtgggtccagcaaaaggtataagagagatttaagaagaagccgtggtgctcagccttttctctgttgtcagtgtggcaaaagcttgtcactggacagggacctgctcacacacctttgtgtccccGCTAGAGAGCAAACCTTTACATATACAGATGGTGGGAGCGGTTTCTCACTGCAGGGGAAACTTCTTccacaccagatgattcagacagcagtgactccttttacttgtacagtgtgtgggaaacagttaAGTAATGAGAGCACCCTCCTCAatcaccagatgattcatacaggggagaaaccattcacatgtacagagtgtgggaaacaattccgtATTAAGAgaaacctcctcagacaccagtgggttcatacaggggagaaaccatttacttgtacagtgtgtgggaaacaattcagtagtAAGAGAAACCTCCTCAGataccagatgactcatacaggagagaaaccattcacatgtgcagagtgtagtaaaagcttttctcagaagACAGATCTCCgcaaccatgagcggattcatacaggggagaaaccattcacatgtacagagtgtgggaaacaattcagtattaagaatGACTTCCTCAGACACcatatgactcatacaggggagaaaccattcacatgtacagagtgtagtaaaagctttgcAACAAAGAAGGAGCTCCGCAGCCatgagaggattcatacaggggagaaaccattcacatgttcagagtgttgtaaaagcttttcTAAGAAGCAGAGCCTCCTCCTACATGAGTGGATTCATACAGGGaataaaccattcacatgtacagagtgcggGAAACAATTCAGGAGTAAGAGCAACCTCCTTATGCACCAGAGGACTCACACAAGggtgaaaccattcacatgttcagagtgtgggaaacagtttAGTAGTAAGACAGACCtcatcagacaccagatgactcatacaggggagaaaccattcacatgtacagtgtgtgggaaaaaaTGCAGTATTAAGAGCAACCTTCTCAAGCACCAGagaattcatacaggggagaaaccattcacatgtacagagtgtgggaaacaatttcaATTTAAGGGTactctcctcagacaccagatgattcatacaggagagaagcaattcacatgtacagagtgtgggaaacaattcagtactaagggCCACCTGATCAGACACCAgctgactcatacaggggagaaaacattcacatgtgcagagtgtaataAAAGCTTTTCTACAAATGCGGagctcctcaaccatgagcggattcatacaggggagaaaccattcacatgtacagagtgtgggaaacaattcagtattaagaacaatctcctcagacaccagaggactcatacaggggagaaaccattcacatgtgcagtgtgtagtaaaagctttccTCAGAAGAATTATCTCCTCGAACATGAAcgaattcatacaggggagaaacccttcacatgtacagagtgtgggaaacaattcagtattaagaacaatctcctcagacaccagaggattcatacaggagagaaaccattcacatgtacagagtgtgggaaacaattcagtactaagggccacctcctcagacaccagctGACTCATaaaggggagaaaccattcacatgtgcagagtgtagtaaaagcttttctcagaagGCAGATCTCCGcatccatgagcggattcatacaggggagaaaccattcacatgtacagagtgtagtaaaagctttgcAACAAAGAAGGAGCTCCGCagccatgagcggattcatacaggggagaaaccattcacatgttcagagtgttgtaaaagcttttcTACGAAGCAGAGCCTCCTCCAGCATGAGTGGATTCATACAGGGaataaaccattcacatgtacagagtgtgggaaacaattcagtactaagagccacctcctcagacaccagctGACTCATACAGGGAAGAAACCATTTCCATGTACATAG